A window of Micrococcus endophyticus contains these coding sequences:
- a CDS encoding acyl-CoA thioesterase domain-containing protein, with protein MPQRHPAPRPGRAPARPASAPKDPTDMLRGILELNRADADPLTGQPRFTGTTPRQAHGRVFGGQVLAQALAAASRTISADRAVHSIHGYFIRPGDALQPITFTVETLRDGRSFSVRRVLATQNEKAILALTCSFQEPAEAALDHQVAMPEGVPAPEELPSTADVLGRINHPIAQEWAWARPFDIRHVTPAIYVDPAPEAENRNMVWMKTFTPLADDPALHVAALTYASDYTLLEPVLRQHGVAWIQPGMSVASLDHAMWFHRPARADEWLLYVQHSPSAQGARGLGTGSVFTRDGTLVATVAQEGMIRMPEGAAARRARLQGAAQRFALRTVLRRSWRR; from the coding sequence GTGCCCCAGCGTCATCCCGCCCCCCGCCCCGGTCGCGCCCCGGCCCGCCCGGCGTCGGCGCCCAAGGACCCCACGGACATGCTGCGCGGGATCCTGGAGCTGAACCGGGCCGACGCCGACCCGCTGACCGGCCAGCCCCGGTTCACCGGCACCACCCCGCGGCAGGCGCACGGCCGCGTGTTCGGCGGACAGGTGCTCGCCCAGGCGCTGGCCGCAGCCTCCCGCACGATCTCCGCGGACCGGGCCGTCCACTCGATCCACGGCTACTTCATCCGCCCCGGCGACGCCCTGCAGCCCATCACGTTCACGGTGGAGACCCTGCGGGACGGCCGCTCCTTCTCCGTGCGCCGCGTGCTGGCCACGCAGAACGAGAAGGCCATCCTCGCCCTGACCTGCTCCTTCCAGGAGCCGGCCGAGGCCGCCCTGGACCACCAGGTGGCCATGCCCGAGGGCGTCCCGGCGCCCGAGGAGCTCCCCAGCACGGCCGACGTGCTCGGGCGCATCAACCACCCCATCGCCCAGGAGTGGGCCTGGGCCCGCCCCTTCGACATCCGGCACGTCACCCCGGCGATCTACGTGGACCCCGCCCCCGAGGCGGAGAACCGGAACATGGTGTGGATGAAGACGTTCACGCCGCTGGCGGACGACCCCGCCCTGCACGTGGCCGCCCTCACCTACGCCTCGGACTACACGCTGCTCGAGCCCGTCCTGCGCCAGCACGGCGTCGCCTGGATCCAGCCCGGGATGTCCGTGGCCTCCCTGGACCACGCCATGTGGTTCCACCGGCCCGCCCGCGCGGACGAGTGGCTGCTCTACGTGCAGCACTCCCCCAGCGCCCAGGGCGCCCGCGGGCTCGGCACCGGCTCGGTGTTCACCCGCGACGGCACCCTCGTGGCCACCGTGGCCCAGGAGGGCATGATCCGCATGCCCGAGGGCGCCGCCGCCCGGCGGGCCCGGCTGCAGGGCGCGGCCCAGCGGTTCGCCCTGCGCACGGTCCTGCGGCGCAGCTGGCGGCGCTGA
- the ettA gene encoding energy-dependent translational throttle protein EttA: protein MAEFIYTMVKARKKVGDKLILDDVTMSFYPGAKIGMVGPNGAGKSTILKIMAGLDEPSNGEARLSPEYTVGILMQEPKLDESKTVLENVQEGVGEIYGKIQRYNQISEEMASPDADFDALMEEMGELQTAIDAADAWDIDSQLEQAMDALRTPPADEPVTNLSGGEKRRVALCKLLLEKPDLLLLDEPTNHLDAESVLWLEQHLASYPGAVIAVTHDRYFLDHVAEWIAEVDRGRLYPYEGNYSTYLETKRARLEVQGKKDAKLAKRLAEELDWVRSNTKGRQAKSKARLARYEEMAAEAEKTRKLDFEEIQIPPGPRLGTVVIEAKDLKKGFGDRVLIDGLSFSLPRNGIVGVIGPNGVGKTTLFKTIVGLEPLDGGELKIGETVKISYVDQSRANIDPEKSLWEVVSDGLDYIKVGQVEMPSRAYVSAFGFKGPDQQKKAGVLSGGERNRLNLALTLKEGGNLLLLDEPTNDLDVETLTSLENALLEFPGCAVVVSHDRWFLDRVATHMLAYEGTAEDPANWYWYEGNFESYEANKVERLGPEAARPHRVTHRKLTRD from the coding sequence ATGGCGGAATTCATCTACACGATGGTCAAGGCCCGCAAGAAGGTGGGCGACAAACTGATCCTGGACGACGTCACCATGTCGTTCTACCCCGGGGCAAAGATCGGCATGGTCGGCCCCAACGGCGCCGGCAAGTCGACGATCCTCAAGATCATGGCCGGGCTCGACGAGCCCTCGAACGGCGAGGCGCGTCTCTCGCCCGAGTACACGGTGGGCATCCTCATGCAGGAGCCCAAGCTGGACGAGTCCAAGACCGTGCTCGAGAACGTCCAGGAGGGCGTCGGCGAGATCTACGGCAAGATCCAGCGCTACAACCAGATCTCCGAGGAGATGGCCAGCCCGGACGCCGACTTCGACGCGCTGATGGAGGAGATGGGCGAGCTGCAGACCGCCATCGACGCCGCGGACGCGTGGGACATCGACTCCCAGCTCGAGCAGGCGATGGACGCCCTGCGCACGCCCCCGGCCGACGAGCCGGTCACCAACCTCTCCGGCGGCGAGAAGCGCCGCGTCGCGCTGTGCAAGCTGCTGCTGGAGAAGCCCGACCTCCTCCTGCTCGACGAGCCCACCAACCACCTGGACGCCGAGTCCGTGCTGTGGCTCGAGCAGCACCTGGCCTCCTACCCGGGCGCCGTCATCGCCGTCACCCACGACCGGTACTTCCTCGACCACGTCGCGGAGTGGATCGCCGAGGTCGACCGCGGTCGCCTCTACCCCTACGAGGGCAACTACTCCACCTACCTGGAGACCAAGCGCGCCCGCCTCGAGGTGCAGGGCAAGAAGGACGCCAAGCTCGCCAAGCGCCTGGCCGAGGAGCTCGACTGGGTCCGCTCCAACACGAAGGGCCGTCAGGCGAAGTCCAAGGCCCGCTTGGCCCGCTACGAGGAGATGGCGGCCGAGGCCGAGAAGACCCGCAAGCTGGACTTCGAGGAGATCCAGATCCCGCCGGGCCCGCGCCTGGGCACCGTCGTGATCGAGGCCAAGGACCTGAAGAAGGGCTTCGGGGACCGCGTCCTCATCGACGGCCTGTCCTTCTCCCTGCCCCGCAACGGCATCGTCGGCGTGATCGGCCCGAACGGCGTCGGCAAGACCACCCTGTTCAAGACCATCGTCGGCCTCGAGCCCCTGGACGGCGGCGAGCTGAAGATCGGCGAGACCGTGAAGATCTCGTACGTGGACCAGTCCCGCGCGAACATTGACCCCGAGAAGTCGCTGTGGGAGGTCGTCTCGGACGGCCTGGACTACATCAAGGTCGGCCAGGTCGAGATGCCCTCGCGCGCCTACGTGTCCGCGTTCGGCTTCAAGGGCCCGGACCAGCAGAAGAAGGCCGGCGTGCTCTCCGGCGGTGAGCGCAACCGCCTGAACCTGGCGCTGACCCTCAAGGAGGGCGGCAACCTGCTCCTCCTCGACGAGCCCACCAACGACCTCGACGTGGAGACCCTGACCTCCCTCGAGAACGCGCTGCTCGAGTTCCCGGGCTGCGCCGTGGTGGTCTCGCACGACCGCTGGTTCCTGGACCGCGTGGCCACCCACATGCTCGCCTACGAGGGCACCGCCGAGGACCCCGCGAACTGGTACTGGTACGAGGGCAACTTCGAGTCCTACGAGGCCAACAAGGTCGAGCGCCTCGGCCCGGAGGCCGCCCGCCCGCACCGCGTGACGCACCGCAAGCTCACGCGCGACTGA
- a CDS encoding single-stranded DNA-binding protein — translation MQDIITVRGFVATDPVTRTTASGATVAGFRLATTERRFDREAGAWVDAHTNWYSVSAFGQLGSNTAQSVRKGNPVIVTGRLRVRDWSTEDRSGTSVDVVADAVGLDLAFGSAAFQRSQRAAAARPDGADEQDGQGQAGAVASAGAAEADGTAAGTGDGYVTELPPALRGGDAPATPPPSSEEGDEADDDARGVREPAAAGAA, via the coding sequence ATGCAGGACATCATCACCGTGCGCGGCTTCGTGGCCACGGATCCCGTCACCCGGACCACCGCATCCGGTGCCACCGTGGCCGGCTTCCGCCTGGCCACCACCGAGCGCCGCTTCGACCGGGAGGCCGGCGCCTGGGTGGACGCCCACACCAACTGGTACAGCGTGTCCGCCTTCGGCCAGCTCGGCTCCAACACCGCCCAGTCGGTGCGCAAGGGCAACCCCGTGATCGTCACCGGGCGGCTGCGCGTGCGGGACTGGTCCACAGAGGACCGCTCCGGCACGTCCGTGGACGTGGTGGCTGACGCCGTGGGGCTCGACCTGGCCTTCGGCTCGGCGGCCTTCCAGCGCAGCCAGCGCGCCGCGGCCGCGCGCCCGGACGGCGCCGACGAGCAGGACGGGCAGGGTCAGGCCGGGGCCGTCGCCTCGGCAGGCGCCGCGGAGGCCGACGGGACCGCCGCCGGCACCGGGGACGGGTACGTCACCGAGCTGCCCCCGGCGCTGCGCGGGGGCGACGCGCCGGCCACGCCGCCGCCGTCGTCGGAGGAGGGAGACGAGGCGGACGACGACGCCCGCGGCGTCCGCGAGCCGGCGGCGGCCGGCGCCGCCTGA
- a CDS encoding DUF2079 domain-containing protein: protein MDRLRSWLHAPRPAVPEVRVTRREGLHLGILLALASTLAIVHSFLRYGIYEAKGYDLGIFDQVVRQYALFNAPLSSVKGVDFHILGDHFHPILALLAPFYWIWPDPRMLGIVMALALAAAAVPVYRFARRRTGHAVSLVAVAALMISWPFQAMVNWDFHEVTLGVPLMAWLVWALDGQRPWLATVLAAALLTVREDMGVTLIAVALVMALRRFWPQAALVAVLGVLGYWFATSVVIPHYSPTGDFGYWQFQALGPDMGSSILTILTRPWEAAAALVDHPLKAALWLLHLVPLLFLPLLSPLTLMALPILLSRLWNDRLNVWAPVYQYDAILAPLLLMAALEGAVRLSDLLARRRRPRPAGTGAGSHASPPMRRLPAVVASTALATGLVGTAFFPQVFPYHRTLTGDMTMTQHARDLDHAVSLIPDGVCVEAADNAVPHLTARTHVGLHGDIGDELATWMIVDTSVAELGGWDPLTPDQALDRAERLGFETVWERGDVVVLRHPDRAVSPTCTQYLQHR, encoded by the coding sequence TTGGACCGCCTGCGTTCCTGGCTCCACGCCCCGCGACCCGCCGTCCCCGAGGTCCGCGTGACCCGCCGCGAGGGCCTCCACCTGGGGATCCTCCTCGCGCTCGCCTCCACCCTGGCCATCGTCCACTCGTTCCTCCGGTACGGGATCTACGAGGCCAAGGGCTACGACCTGGGCATCTTCGACCAGGTGGTGCGCCAGTACGCGCTGTTCAACGCGCCGCTGAGTTCCGTCAAGGGCGTGGACTTCCACATTCTCGGGGACCACTTCCACCCGATCCTGGCCCTGCTGGCGCCCTTCTACTGGATCTGGCCGGACCCGCGCATGCTCGGCATCGTGATGGCCCTCGCCCTCGCGGCGGCCGCCGTGCCCGTCTACCGCTTCGCCCGACGCCGCACCGGCCACGCCGTCTCCCTCGTCGCCGTGGCGGCGCTGATGATCTCCTGGCCGTTCCAGGCGATGGTGAACTGGGACTTCCACGAGGTCACGCTGGGCGTGCCGCTCATGGCGTGGCTCGTCTGGGCCCTGGACGGACAGCGGCCCTGGCTCGCCACGGTCCTGGCCGCCGCGCTGCTCACCGTCCGCGAGGACATGGGCGTCACCCTGATCGCCGTCGCGCTGGTCATGGCCCTGCGGCGCTTCTGGCCGCAGGCCGCCCTCGTCGCCGTCCTCGGCGTGCTCGGCTACTGGTTCGCCACCTCCGTGGTGATCCCCCACTACTCCCCCACGGGCGACTTCGGCTACTGGCAGTTCCAGGCCCTCGGCCCGGACATGGGCTCCTCCATCCTGACCATCCTCACGCGGCCGTGGGAGGCCGCCGCGGCACTGGTCGACCACCCGCTCAAGGCGGCGCTGTGGCTGCTGCACCTCGTGCCGCTGCTGTTCCTGCCCCTGCTCAGCCCGCTCACCCTGATGGCGCTGCCCATCCTGCTCTCCCGGCTCTGGAATGACCGCCTCAACGTGTGGGCGCCCGTGTACCAGTACGACGCGATCCTCGCCCCCCTCCTCCTCATGGCCGCGCTCGAGGGCGCCGTGCGCCTCTCGGACCTCCTCGCCCGACGACGGCGGCCCCGTCCCGCCGGGACCGGTGCCGGCTCCCACGCCTCGCCGCCGATGCGCCGGCTGCCGGCCGTCGTCGCCTCGACGGCGCTGGCGACGGGGCTGGTCGGGACCGCGTTCTTCCCGCAGGTGTTCCCGTACCACCGCACCCTCACCGGGGACATGACCATGACCCAGCACGCCCGGGACCTGGACCACGCGGTCTCCCTCATCCCGGACGGGGTGTGCGTGGAGGCCGCGGACAACGCGGTGCCGCACCTGACCGCCCGCACCCACGTGGGCCTGCACGGGGACATCGGGGACGAGCTGGCCACCTGGATGATCGTGGACACCTCGGTCGCCGAGCTCGGCGGCTGGGATCCGCTCACCCCAGACCAGGCCCTGGACCGCGCCGAGCGGCTCGGCTTCGAGACGGTGTGGGAGCGCGGCGACGTCGTCGTGCTGCGCCACCCGGACCGCGCCGTCTCCCCCACCTGCACGCAGTACCTCCAGCACCGCTGA
- a CDS encoding glycosyltransferase family 87 protein, producing the protein MTSQPRRPADTRTGSAAAPPSPAALRPGPRWIGILVGLTAVAAVVGLLTKQWCRVNGWAAPGVHVHMCYSDFAQLFPTRGLSDGHFPFYTPLPPEQWMEYPALLAVVAGVTMWLVPDSGDLHERTVTYFDVNAVGVVLCWVVLVIATAYTARGRSRDALLVALAPGIILTSMLNWDLWAVMLAALALWAWTAHRPTLAGLLIGLGTALKLYPLFFFGAILVLALRTGRWRGLITSLAAGVAAWLAVNVPFMLTAFDQWFRFYTFSGDRAVSFSSTWLSLAWTGWSGETFSTLQNGMFALCCAGIAWLGLSARHRPRMAQLCFLIVASFLLWGKVYSPQFVMWLIPLVVLATPRWRAFWIWQAVEVYHWGGVWMESARITSGGAFADGAWWITAWYASGIVAHIVALVWLMVTVVKDILDPARDPVRRTALAQGAPTIAPGVAEDPHAGVYAGAPDRLLLPPAGRGLQPAEGSTSGS; encoded by the coding sequence GTGACCTCGCAGCCCCGCCGCCCCGCCGACACCCGGACCGGCTCCGCCGCCGCGCCGCCGAGCCCCGCCGCCCTGCGCCCCGGGCCCCGCTGGATCGGGATCCTCGTGGGGCTCACCGCCGTGGCCGCCGTCGTCGGCCTGCTGACCAAGCAGTGGTGCCGCGTGAACGGGTGGGCCGCCCCGGGCGTGCACGTGCACATGTGCTACTCGGACTTCGCGCAGCTGTTCCCCACGCGCGGGCTCTCGGACGGCCACTTCCCCTTCTACACGCCCCTGCCGCCCGAGCAATGGATGGAGTACCCGGCGCTGCTGGCCGTCGTCGCCGGCGTGACCATGTGGCTGGTGCCGGACTCCGGGGACCTGCACGAGCGCACCGTGACGTACTTCGACGTCAACGCCGTCGGCGTGGTGCTGTGCTGGGTGGTCCTCGTGATCGCCACCGCCTACACCGCCCGCGGCCGCTCCCGGGACGCGCTGCTGGTGGCCCTGGCGCCGGGGATCATCCTCACCTCGATGCTCAACTGGGACCTGTGGGCGGTCATGCTGGCGGCGCTGGCCCTGTGGGCGTGGACGGCGCACCGTCCCACGCTCGCGGGCCTGCTGATCGGGCTGGGCACCGCCCTGAAGCTCTACCCGCTGTTCTTCTTCGGCGCGATCCTGGTGCTGGCGCTGCGCACGGGCCGCTGGCGCGGGCTGATCACGTCCCTGGCGGCCGGCGTGGCCGCGTGGCTCGCGGTGAATGTGCCGTTCATGCTGACGGCCTTCGACCAGTGGTTCCGCTTCTACACGTTCTCCGGGGACCGGGCCGTCTCGTTCTCCTCGACCTGGCTCTCCCTGGCCTGGACCGGCTGGTCCGGGGAGACGTTCTCCACCCTGCAGAACGGCATGTTCGCCCTGTGCTGCGCGGGCATCGCCTGGCTGGGGCTCTCCGCCCGGCACCGGCCGCGCATGGCCCAGCTGTGCTTCCTGATCGTGGCCTCGTTCCTGCTCTGGGGGAAGGTGTACTCCCCGCAGTTCGTGATGTGGCTGATCCCGCTGGTGGTCCTGGCGACCCCGCGGTGGCGCGCGTTCTGGATCTGGCAGGCCGTGGAGGTGTACCACTGGGGCGGCGTGTGGATGGAGTCCGCGCGCATCACCTCGGGCGGCGCGTTCGCGGACGGGGCCTGGTGGATCACCGCCTGGTACGCCTCGGGGATCGTCGCGCACATCGTGGCGCTCGTGTGGCTCATGGTCACCGTGGTCAAGGACATCCTCGACCCCGCGCGCGACCCGGTGCGCCGCACGGCGCTCGCCCAGGGCGCCCCGACGATCGCCCCGGGCGTGGCCGAGGACCCGCACGCCGGCGTCTACGCGGGCGCCCCGGACCGGCTGCTGCTGCCCCCGGCCGGCCGCGGCCTGCAGCCGGCGGAGGGGTCGACGTCGGGCTCGTGA
- the mptB gene encoding polyprenol phosphomannose-dependent alpha 1,6 mannosyltransferase MptB, translating into MRRAGLAPTPAPPGRPERETAPPEPAVAVRQGTWAAVLIMVGSWGVGWLPMTPESVFSGSTLLNPLRVNLPGVLASTLLLASGSLLLVRAWLVLGRSLRGRWEGHGRLVSRAAWQWSAPLMLALPIFSRDVFSYLQQGRLLALGLDPYTQGVSALPGWFMQGADSIWAESPSPYGPLFLLCAEAIWRVTGGQIELSVTAFRLLALAGLALCLWAVPRLAEASGRCGAWAAWVCVANPLFLLYMIAGVHNDALMTGLMLAGIVLMVRVPRRRLHALWGIVLIALSVAIKPLTALVLPFVALLLPTGWDRFRRADPGLRRRDRLGPWITTAAIALAVLTILGAGSRLWFGWVPAMLTSGDAAFPYAPVGVLGLLLGAAADGLAGLPARAVAGGFYTLMTLAALGFGAWLALRRRAPEPVSAAAAVLFVAVVTAPIVQPWYLLWVLPLLACALRPLPWGADHPRWLGWVTALAVLLLTGVGVVDQISVAQWLPVAAVRALTAVVVLAGIAWIVVRDPATAPLFPGRRRPPREVVEPREAVGPREPGAPPGPPAAAPDAETPPDAPAPTPTDAAAQPPTAAAPLAQERP; encoded by the coding sequence GTGAGGCGCGCCGGCCTCGCGCCGACGCCGGCCCCGCCCGGACGGCCGGAGCGCGAGACGGCGCCCCCCGAGCCCGCCGTCGCCGTGCGGCAGGGCACGTGGGCGGCCGTGCTGATCATGGTGGGCTCCTGGGGCGTGGGCTGGCTGCCCATGACCCCGGAATCGGTCTTCTCCGGCAGCACCCTCCTGAACCCGCTGCGCGTGAACCTGCCCGGCGTGCTCGCCAGCACCCTGCTGCTGGCCTCCGGGTCGCTGCTGCTGGTGCGCGCGTGGCTCGTGCTCGGCCGCTCCCTGCGCGGACGGTGGGAGGGCCACGGCCGGCTCGTCTCCCGGGCCGCGTGGCAGTGGTCCGCCCCGCTGATGCTCGCCCTGCCGATCTTCTCCCGGGACGTGTTCTCCTACCTGCAGCAGGGGCGCCTGCTCGCCCTCGGCCTGGACCCCTACACGCAGGGCGTCTCCGCGCTGCCGGGCTGGTTCATGCAGGGCGCCGACTCCATCTGGGCCGAGTCCCCGTCCCCGTACGGGCCGCTGTTCCTGCTCTGCGCCGAGGCGATCTGGCGGGTCACCGGCGGACAGATCGAGCTCTCCGTCACCGCGTTCCGGCTGCTGGCGCTCGCGGGCCTGGCCCTGTGCCTGTGGGCGGTGCCCCGGCTGGCCGAGGCATCCGGACGGTGCGGGGCGTGGGCGGCCTGGGTGTGCGTGGCCAACCCCCTCTTCCTGCTCTACATGATCGCCGGCGTGCACAACGACGCCCTGATGACCGGGCTGATGCTGGCGGGCATCGTGCTCATGGTGCGCGTGCCGCGCCGCCGCCTGCACGCCCTGTGGGGGATCGTGCTGATCGCGCTCTCGGTGGCCATCAAGCCGCTCACCGCGCTCGTGCTGCCCTTCGTGGCGCTGCTGCTGCCCACCGGCTGGGACCGGTTCCGCCGCGCCGATCCCGGCCTGCGCCGCCGGGACCGGCTCGGCCCGTGGATCACGACGGCGGCGATCGCCCTGGCCGTGCTCACGATCCTCGGCGCGGGCTCGAGGCTCTGGTTCGGCTGGGTGCCGGCCATGCTCACCAGCGGCGACGCCGCCTTCCCGTACGCCCCCGTCGGGGTCCTCGGGCTGCTGCTCGGCGCGGCCGCCGACGGCCTCGCCGGCCTGCCCGCGCGGGCGGTGGCCGGCGGCTTCTACACGCTCATGACGCTCGCGGCCCTGGGCTTTGGCGCGTGGCTGGCGCTGCGCCGGCGCGCCCCGGAGCCCGTGTCCGCCGCCGCCGCGGTGCTCTTCGTGGCGGTGGTGACCGCCCCGATCGTGCAGCCCTGGTACCTGCTCTGGGTGCTGCCGCTGCTGGCGTGCGCCCTGCGCCCGCTGCCGTGGGGCGCGGACCATCCGCGCTGGCTCGGCTGGGTCACCGCCCTGGCCGTGCTCCTGCTGACCGGCGTGGGCGTGGTGGACCAGATCTCGGTGGCCCAGTGGCTGCCGGTGGCCGCCGTCCGGGCCCTCACCGCCGTCGTCGTGCTCGCCGGGATCGCGTGGATCGTGGTCCGCGACCCGGCCACCGCGCCGCTGTTCCCCGGCCGGCGCCGCCCGCCGCGCGAGGTCGTCGAGCCCCGGGAGGCGGTCGGGCCGCGGGAGCCCGGCGCGCCGCCGGGGCCGCCGGCCGCCGCCCCGGACGCCGAGACCCCGCCCGACGCGCCGGCGCCGACCCCGACCGACGCCGCCGCCCAGCCCCCGACCGCCGCCGCCCCGCTCGCCCAGGAGAGACCGTGA
- the mptB gene encoding polyprenol phosphomannose-dependent alpha 1,6 mannosyltransferase MptB: MSVTTPRPSGSTAGRPAHIGVGGLRADPKVAGGNTWPILVGTLGSLLLVAGSFSVGWLASASPINRWQWLIPWRTQETGVIVGTILLTLGCWVMFWAWLRLGQTVRPFGRGSLRTVNLATALWCLPQVFALPIFSRDIFAYVGQGRLMVAGQDPYEDTISSLSNWFQLGADATWADSETPYGPIFLWIEQAVVAVSGDMNPDLAIFLFRLVAVAGVVLIMVFVPLLARRLRVNGAWAQWVSAANPLFTISFVASGHNDALMVGLALAGTWCALRAGHPLRPQSPARSAAWGVAGVVLVTLSLGIKPITLVLLPFIGLLWAGPTAGWIRRFVFWFLTAGISFGIMSVVGALNGFGFGWVAVMVGTGTGTVPWGPIGMLSLLTVGISELVGQGADQQAVEGVYKTAGRVLSVLIVLALMFLGRQDRVMTRMTWAFTALVILSPIIQPWYLLWLLPFFAVIGIRDDWQIKWVVFTVGYFLAFGASDQLFTWQFLAIADQVKAISLIVSAVCLAWILVVDRRTSRFVKDHWHVRPAVRAGLARLRRAPRTPEPGE; encoded by the coding sequence ATGAGCGTGACGACCCCGCGGCCGTCCGGGTCCACGGCCGGCCGGCCGGCCCACATCGGCGTCGGCGGCCTGCGCGCCGACCCCAAGGTGGCGGGCGGGAACACGTGGCCCATCCTCGTCGGCACCCTGGGCTCGCTCCTGCTGGTGGCGGGCTCGTTCTCCGTCGGCTGGCTGGCCTCGGCCTCGCCCATCAACCGGTGGCAGTGGCTGATCCCGTGGCGCACCCAGGAGACCGGCGTGATCGTCGGGACCATCCTGCTCACGCTCGGCTGCTGGGTGATGTTCTGGGCGTGGCTGCGGCTCGGCCAGACCGTGCGCCCCTTCGGCCGCGGCTCCCTGCGCACCGTGAACCTGGCGACCGCCCTGTGGTGCCTGCCGCAGGTGTTCGCCCTGCCGATCTTCAGCCGGGACATCTTCGCGTACGTGGGCCAGGGCCGGCTCATGGTGGCCGGGCAGGACCCGTACGAGGACACGATCTCCTCCCTGTCCAACTGGTTCCAGCTCGGCGCGGACGCCACGTGGGCGGACTCGGAGACCCCCTACGGGCCGATCTTCCTGTGGATCGAGCAGGCCGTCGTCGCCGTGTCCGGGGACATGAACCCGGACCTGGCCATCTTCCTGTTCCGCCTCGTCGCCGTGGCCGGCGTGGTGCTCATCATGGTCTTCGTCCCCCTGCTGGCCCGCCGCCTGCGCGTCAACGGGGCGTGGGCGCAGTGGGTCAGCGCCGCCAACCCGCTCTTCACCATCAGCTTCGTGGCCTCCGGCCACAACGACGCCCTCATGGTGGGCCTGGCCCTGGCCGGCACGTGGTGCGCCCTGCGCGCCGGGCATCCGCTGCGTCCCCAGTCGCCCGCGCGCTCCGCCGCGTGGGGCGTGGCCGGCGTCGTGCTGGTGACCCTGTCCCTGGGCATCAAGCCCATCACCCTGGTGCTGCTGCCGTTCATCGGCCTGCTCTGGGCCGGCCCGACCGCCGGCTGGATCCGGCGCTTCGTCTTCTGGTTCCTCACCGCGGGCATCTCGTTCGGGATCATGTCCGTGGTCGGCGCCCTCAACGGGTTCGGCTTCGGCTGGGTGGCCGTCATGGTGGGCACCGGCACCGGCACGGTCCCGTGGGGCCCCATCGGCATGCTCTCCCTGCTCACCGTGGGGATCAGCGAGCTCGTCGGCCAGGGCGCGGACCAGCAGGCCGTGGAGGGCGTCTACAAGACGGCCGGTCGCGTGCTCTCCGTGCTCATCGTGCTGGCCCTGATGTTCCTCGGTCGCCAGGACCGCGTGATGACGCGCATGACCTGGGCGTTCACCGCGCTGGTGATCCTCTCGCCCATCATCCAGCCCTGGTACCTGCTGTGGCTGCTGCCCTTCTTCGCCGTGATCGGCATCCGGGACGACTGGCAGATCAAGTGGGTCGTCTTCACCGTGGGCTACTTCCTCGCCTTCGGCGCCTCGGACCAGCTCTTCACGTGGCAGTTCCTGGCCATCGCGGACCAGGTCAAGGCGATCTCGCTGATCGTCTCGGCCGTCTGCCTGGCCTGGATCCTCGTGGTGGACCGGCGCACCAGCCGGTTCGTGAAGGACCACTGGCACGTCCGCCCCGCCGTCCGCGCCGGGCTGGCCCGCCTGCGCCGCGCCCCGCGGACCCCGGAGCCGGGGGAGTGA
- the orn gene encoding oligoribonuclease, which yields MSETSTPAQESAPLVWIDCEMTGLHPHVDELVEVAVLITDAELNILDEGIDLVIRPSEAALAQMDPFVRDMHTTSGLLPELEHGLTLEDATARVMEYLTARVPAGRALLAGNTVGQDKLFLSAYMPAVVEHLHYRIVDVSTVKELARRWYPRAYYQAPAKTGGHRALGDIKDSITELRYYRAAVMAPSPGPTSEEAQAIARVVAEAQA from the coding sequence ATGAGCGAGACGAGCACCCCCGCGCAGGAGAGCGCCCCCCTGGTCTGGATCGACTGCGAGATGACCGGCCTGCACCCCCACGTGGACGAGCTCGTGGAGGTGGCGGTGCTCATCACGGACGCCGAGCTGAACATCCTGGACGAGGGCATCGACCTGGTGATCCGCCCCTCCGAGGCCGCCCTCGCGCAGATGGACCCGTTCGTGCGGGACATGCACACCACCTCCGGCCTGCTGCCCGAGCTGGAGCACGGCCTCACCCTCGAGGACGCGACCGCACGGGTCATGGAGTACCTCACGGCGCGCGTGCCCGCAGGCAGGGCCCTGCTGGCCGGCAACACGGTGGGCCAGGACAAGCTCTTCTTGTCCGCGTACATGCCCGCCGTCGTCGAGCACCTCCACTACCGGATCGTGGACGTGTCCACCGTGAAGGAGCTGGCCCGCCGCTGGTACCCGCGGGCCTACTACCAGGCGCCCGCCAAGACCGGCGGCCACCGCGCCCTGGGCGACATCAAGGACTCCATCACCGAGCTGCGCTACTACCGCGCCGCCGTCATGGCCCCCTCCCCCGGCCCCACCTCCGAGGAGGCCCAGGCTATCGCCCGCGTGGTGGCCGAGGCGCAGGCCTGA
- a CDS encoding antibiotic biosynthesis monooxygenase, with the protein MSVVKINAITVPEGAGPELEKRFAARKHAVDAEPGFEGFQLLRPTAGEDRYFVVTTWATEEDFQNWKGGRMPAAHAAESEGRPAPVATGAELLEFEVVDLD; encoded by the coding sequence GTGTCCGTCGTGAAGATCAACGCCATCACGGTCCCCGAGGGCGCCGGCCCCGAGCTGGAGAAGCGCTTCGCCGCCCGCAAGCACGCCGTGGACGCCGAGCCCGGCTTCGAGGGCTTCCAGCTGCTGCGCCCCACCGCGGGCGAGGACCGCTACTTCGTGGTGACCACGTGGGCCACCGAGGAGGACTTCCAGAACTGGAAGGGCGGGCGCATGCCCGCCGCTCACGCCGCCGAGTCCGAGGGGCGCCCGGCGCCCGTGGCCACGGGCGCGGAGCTGCTCGAGTTCGAGGTCGTCGACCTGGACTGA